The Corynebacterium felinum DNA segment CCCAGGGTCTGCTGACCGACCGTCAGGCTTACGAGAAGGGTGTAGGCGGAGAAGTTCTCGCCTACGTCTGGTAAGGGAAGGAGCGAAACTATGTCACGTGTTGGTAAGGCACCTATCGCTGTCCCTGCAAACGTTGAGGTCAAGATTGACGGCCAGTTCGTTGAGGTCAAGGGCCCTAAGGGCACCCTGTCCCACACCGTAGCTGAGCCAATCAGTGTTGCACTCGAAGACGGCCAGATCGTTGTCACCCGTCCGGATGACAACCGCAAGAACCGTTCTCTGCACGGCCTGTCCCGCTCCCTGGTCAACAACCTTGTTGTTGGTGTAACCGAGGGTTACACCATCAAGATGGAGATCTTCGGCGTCGGCTACCGTGTGGCAGCTAAGGGCAAGGACCTTGAGTTCTCCCTCGGCTACTCCCACCCAGTGCTGATCGAAGCACCGGAGGGCATCACTTTCGCCGTTGACGGCAACACCAAGCTGTCCGTCTCCGGTATCGACAAGCAGAAGGTCGGACAGATCGCCGCCATCATCCGTCGCCTCCGTAAGGATGATCCTTACAAGGGCAAGGGTATTCGCTACGAAGGCGAGCAGATCCGTCGCAAGGTCGGAAAGACGGGTAAGTAAAGCATGAGCAACAACGAGAACAACAACGGCAAGCGCACGCCAGTGGGCAAGGACATCTCCACCCGCCGTCGCGAAGCTCGCGCACGTCGCCACTTCCGTATCCGCAAGACCCTGCGTGGTACCGCCGAGGCACCACGCCTTGTCGTGCACCGCACTTCTCGCCACATGCACGTCCAGGTTATCGACGACCTCGCTGGTCACACCCTGGCAGCTGCTTCCACCTTGGAAGCTGCAGCAGCAGTAGAGGGCGACAAGAAGGTTAAGGCAGCCAAGGTTGGCCTGCTCATCGCTGAGCGCGCCAAGGCAGCTGGCATTGAGTCGGTCGTTTTCGACCGCGCCGGCTACAAGTACCACGGCCGTGTTGCTGCACTGGCCGACGCAGCTCGTGAAGGTGGTCTGAAGTTCTAATGATCACCTCTATCAACAACAACGGAAGGAACGCCTAATGTCCGGACGTGAACGGCGTGACGGCGGACGCTCCGCCGATGAGAACAAGAACGAGCGCCGCGGCGGCCGCCGCGACGATCGTCGTAACCAGCAGCAGGATGAGCGCTCCCAGTACATCGAGCGCGTAGTTACCATCAACCGCGTTTCCAAGGTGGTTAAGGGTGGTCGTCGCTTCAGCTTCACCGCTTTGGTCATCGTTGGCGATGGCAAGGGCATGGTTGGCGTTGGCTACGGCAAGGCTAAGGAAGTTCCAGCTGCAATCCAGAAGGGCGCTGAAGAGGCTCGCAAGAACTTCTTCCGCGTTCCAATGGTTGGCGGCACCATCACTCACCCAGTTCAGGGTGAGGCTGCAGCAGGCGTTGTTATGATGCGCCCAGCTGCTGCTGGCACCGGTGTTATCGCCGGTGGTGCTGCACGTCCAGTGCTTGAGTGCGCTGGCGTTCAGGACATCCTGTGCAAGTCCCTCGGCTCCGACAACGCTATCAACGTGGTTCACGCCACCGTTGCTGGCTTGAAGCAGCTGGTTCGCCCTGAAGAGGTCGCTGCTCGTCGTGGCAAATCCCTCGAAGAGGTTGCACCTGCTCGTATGCTGCGCATCCGCGCAGGACAGGAGGCTTAAAGTTATGGCCCTCAAGATCACCCAGAACAAGGGACTGGTTGGTGCTAACCCTAAGCAGCGCAAGAACATGGCTGCTCTGGGCCTCAAGCGCATCGGCCACTCCGTCGTCCGCGAAGACAATGGCGCTGTGCGCGGCATGATCCAGGTCGTGCGCCACATGGTTACTGTCGAAGAAGTGGCAGGGGAGTAAAACATGAGCGAAGTAATTAAGCTTCACGATCTGCGCCCAGCTAAGGGTGCAAACAAGGCTAAGACCCGCGTTGGTCGCGGTGAGGCATCCAAGGGTAAGACCGCTGGTCGTGGTACCAAGGGCACCAAGGCTCGTAAGCAGGTTTCCGCTGCTTTCGAGGGTGGCCAGATGCCAATCCACATGCGTCTGCCTAAGCTGAAGGGCTTCAAGAGCCGCAACAAGGTCATCTTCCAGGTGGTTAACGTTGCTGACCTCGAGAAGGCTTTCCCTAACGGTGGCGACGTCACCGTTGCTGACATCGTTGCAGCCGGCCTGGTCCGCGCTAAGCAGCCTGTCAAGGTTCTTGGTGAGGGCGAGCTTTCTGTGAAGCTCAACGTCACCGCTGACAAGTTCTCCAAGTCTGCTGTCGAGAAGATCGAAGCAGCTGGCGGCTCCGTCACCGTTGCTTAATTTTTAAGTAACACCTCACTTTTACCCCTAGTGTTCCCATCACAACTGGTGATGCGAACACTAGGGGTTTTAGTGTTTTTATGGCATGTGCGCATGTTTTATTCTTTATACAGTGGTTGCCCGGTTCCACGCTTGTGTGGGTGTGGTGTATCCGTGTGCCATCGTTGCGCGTGAAGTGTGGAGAGAAAGGATGAGGCGTGACGCTGAACGTGAGCATTGACACTGCTATTGCGAAAAAGGTGGATCTGCTAACATCATCCCCCGCCCGCTATGTTGCCCGTAGCGTCTACGCGGGCGCATATTTGACACTGGGTACTGCTTTTGCTGCGCAGGTGGGCTCGCGGGTTGAGGCGATTGCCCCAGGTTTAGGTGCTCCGGTGTTTGCTTTGCTGTTTTTCGTCGGCTTGGCCACGATTATTTTCCTCGGCGCGGAG contains these protein-coding regions:
- the rplF gene encoding 50S ribosomal protein L6, which encodes MSRVGKAPIAVPANVEVKIDGQFVEVKGPKGTLSHTVAEPISVALEDGQIVVTRPDDNRKNRSLHGLSRSLVNNLVVGVTEGYTIKMEIFGVGYRVAAKGKDLEFSLGYSHPVLIEAPEGITFAVDGNTKLSVSGIDKQKVGQIAAIIRRLRKDDPYKGKGIRYEGEQIRRKVGKTGK
- the rplR gene encoding 50S ribosomal protein L18; the protein is MSNNENNNGKRTPVGKDISTRRREARARRHFRIRKTLRGTAEAPRLVVHRTSRHMHVQVIDDLAGHTLAAASTLEAAAAVEGDKKVKAAKVGLLIAERAKAAGIESVVFDRAGYKYHGRVAALADAAREGGLKF
- the rpsE gene encoding 30S ribosomal protein S5, with amino-acid sequence MSGRERRDGGRSADENKNERRGGRRDDRRNQQQDERSQYIERVVTINRVSKVVKGGRRFSFTALVIVGDGKGMVGVGYGKAKEVPAAIQKGAEEARKNFFRVPMVGGTITHPVQGEAAAGVVMMRPAAAGTGVIAGGAARPVLECAGVQDILCKSLGSDNAINVVHATVAGLKQLVRPEEVAARRGKSLEEVAPARMLRIRAGQEA
- the rpmD gene encoding 50S ribosomal protein L30 translates to MALKITQNKGLVGANPKQRKNMAALGLKRIGHSVVREDNGAVRGMIQVVRHMVTVEEVAGE
- the rplO gene encoding 50S ribosomal protein L15, translating into MSEVIKLHDLRPAKGANKAKTRVGRGEASKGKTAGRGTKGTKARKQVSAAFEGGQMPIHMRLPKLKGFKSRNKVIFQVVNVADLEKAFPNGGDVTVADIVAAGLVRAKQPVKVLGEGELSVKLNVTADKFSKSAVEKIEAAGGSVTVA